In a genomic window of Caloenas nicobarica isolate bCalNic1 chromosome 1, bCalNic1.hap1, whole genome shotgun sequence:
- the LOC135990019 gene encoding epidermal differentiation-specific protein-like produces MGKIIIYEHANFQGYSKEFTSDIANLKDVDWNDCISSVKVIGRPWVAYEHHSYTGKLLVFEEGEHSFVGEEMNDKITSLQLITENLHNPQITLYEHSNYQGKSRVIREATNLARGYDNDITSSHKVQRGAWLLCEHSDGSGFCYIAREHEHLPHYSAIGFNDKLSFLRPLLPGCGC; encoded by the coding sequence ATGGGAAAAATCATCATTTATGAGCATGCCAACTTCCAGGGTTACTCCAAAGAATTCACCAGTGACATTGCCAATCTAAAAGATGTAGATTGGAATGATTGTATCTCCTCAGTGAAAGTAATAGGTCGGCCTTGGGTGGCTTATGAGCACCACAGCTATACAGGCAAGTTACTTGTATTTGAGGAAGGTGAACATAGCTTTGTTGGTGAAGAGATGAATGATAAAATCACATCTCTGCAGTTGATCACTGAAAATCTGCACAATCCCCAGATTACTCTCTATGAACATTCCAACTaccaagggaagagcagggtGATAAGAGAAGCAACCAATCTGGCTAGGGGATATGACAATGACATCACGTCTTCTCACAAAGTCCAGAGAGGTGCCTGGCTGTTGTGTGAACACAGCGATGGAAGTGGCTTTTGTTACATTGCGCGAGAACATGAACACCTTCCACATTACAGTGCAATTGGTTTCAATGACAAGCTTTCATTTCTGCGTCCCCTTCtccctggctgtggctgttaG